A genomic stretch from Solenopsis invicta isolate M01_SB chromosome 15, UNIL_Sinv_3.0, whole genome shotgun sequence includes:
- the LOC105199725 gene encoding sorbitol dehydrogenase, with the protein MEYLSFNSSNKSLTLKKRDILPKPAANEVRIKVTYSGICGTDLHILEGSFPCKEDGPLTLGHEFVGTIDELGSEVTIFKIGQRVAVDPNRGCNICHHCHNANYHFCKHGGINNTIGIFKDGGWATHALVPETQVYLIPDEIEMHQAVLSEPLSCMAHGWDKINPVTVGNKVLVVGAGIIGLLWASLFHLHGLRKTVTISEPQQKRKDLASNLGLDYKVKYPTELKEEFDLAVDCSGNAPAMELAMSLLGHGGRLCVFGVANPKAKLSIEPFQIYKKELSIIGVIINPYSFSKGLALVQSMSEEYLDYNKLGIKIFSLSQYKEALDALKKGDISKAVFKL; encoded by the exons ATGGAATATTTGAGCTTTAATTCGTCGAACAAGTCACTTACTTTGAAGAAACGAGATATTCTTCCTAAACCAGCGGCGAACGAAGTCCGAATTAAAGTCACGTATTCTGGAATTTGTGGAACGGATCTTCATATTTTGGAA GGAAGTTTTCCTTGTAAAGAGGATGGGCCTCTGACTCTTGGACATGAGTTTGTAGGTACTATCGATGAACTTGGATCGGAGGTAACCATCTTTAAAATTGGTCAACGTGTCGCTGTCGATCCTAACAGGGGATGCAACATATGCCATCACTGTCACAATgcaaattatcatttttgtaAGCACGGTGGTATAAATAATACCATTGGTATTTTCAAAGATGGTGGATGGGCTACGCACGCGCTTGTCCCAGAAACACAG GTATATTTAATTCCGGATGAAATTGAAATGCACCAAGCAGTACTGAGTGAGCCGTTGTCGTGCATGGCTCACGGTTGGGACAAAATCAATCCTGTAACCGTAGGAAACAAGGTTCTTGTAGTAGGCGCCGGTATCATAGGTTTATTGTGGGCCTCTTTGTTTCATTTGCATGGTCTCAGAAAGACTGTCACTATCAGTGAACCGCAACAAAAACGAAAAGATCTTGCCTCCAATCTTG GTCTtgattataaagttaaatatccGACGGAATTGAAAGAGGAGTTTGATTTAGCTGTGGATTGTAGCGGCAATGCTCCAGCCATGGAATTGGCCATGTCTTTGTTAGGTCACGGTGGTCGCTTGTGCGTATTCGGTGTCGCTAATCCAAAAGCGAAACTATCGATTGAACCATTTCAG ATTTACAAAAAGGAGTTGAGCATCATAGGCGTGATTATAAACCCCTACAGTTTTTCCAAAGGATTAGCTTTGGTGCAATCAATGTCAGAAGAATATCTTGATTACAATAAATTGGGAATCAAGATATTTTCCTTGTCCCAATATAAAGAAGCTCTCGATGCGCTGAAGAAAGGAGACATAAGCAAGGCTGTTTTCAAATTGTga